Proteins encoded by one window of Bradyrhizobium sp. B097:
- a CDS encoding glycosyltransferase family 4 protein: protein MMLKQISSFIKQYPPLFRALRPVFYFLFGRWNALVSQLVIHRAQLAQARIPKMSVAGDATSRNRQIGRSASGREVVMLVVSDLRVDPRVEREARALGAAGYDVTVICPEPTKGAGETFNLDWGPRVHIQHADWTAATFMSEQPGYLAEQLYLEAVKRKPFAYHAHDLSTAYAAMAAAKYRGAYLVVDFHEWFSENVHWNTKQSAWAPYPAEWKRALQELEVRCLNEASATITVCDSIADTMEAELGGRRPVVVRNIPDIAVTPSREYPPLKQQLGLPDSTFVLLWQGGTGPTRLIEPIIEALAYAPDCIFVIRGPSLDLFGPDYLALARRTGVEGRLVLAPPVPSKDVVAAARGADAGIWTLPALCRNFTFALPNKIFEYLAADLPVLVAQYPEAKRLVMENEVGLTFDPYDPRSIAESINRLVQDKQLRAAFTASTRKALARLDAKSEWRKVVSLYDSLSPGKPPQRGSTQ, encoded by the coding sequence ATGATGCTCAAGCAGATCTCATCCTTCATCAAGCAGTATCCTCCGCTCTTTCGTGCGTTGCGGCCGGTGTTCTATTTCCTTTTCGGCCGGTGGAATGCGTTGGTCTCACAGCTCGTGATCCACCGCGCGCAGCTCGCGCAGGCTCGAATCCCGAAGATGTCCGTTGCCGGTGATGCTACGTCGCGAAATAGACAGATTGGCAGATCTGCCTCTGGTCGCGAAGTGGTGATGCTTGTCGTCTCCGATCTGCGTGTGGACCCAAGAGTTGAAAGAGAAGCTCGTGCACTCGGCGCCGCCGGATATGACGTGACGGTGATCTGTCCCGAGCCTACGAAGGGGGCAGGCGAAACCTTCAATCTTGATTGGGGACCGCGCGTTCATATTCAGCATGCCGATTGGACGGCTGCGACGTTCATGAGCGAGCAGCCGGGTTACCTTGCGGAACAGCTTTACCTGGAAGCGGTGAAGAGGAAGCCGTTTGCGTACCATGCGCATGATCTCTCCACCGCCTATGCCGCGATGGCGGCCGCAAAGTATCGAGGTGCGTACCTTGTGGTGGACTTCCACGAGTGGTTTTCGGAGAATGTTCATTGGAACACGAAGCAGTCCGCCTGGGCGCCGTACCCTGCCGAGTGGAAGCGGGCGCTTCAGGAGCTGGAAGTTCGTTGTCTTAACGAGGCCTCAGCCACGATCACCGTGTGTGACTCAATTGCGGATACAATGGAGGCCGAGCTCGGCGGTCGCCGTCCCGTCGTGGTCCGCAACATCCCCGATATCGCGGTGACGCCGTCGCGCGAGTATCCGCCGCTCAAGCAGCAGCTGGGGCTGCCGGACTCGACGTTCGTTCTGCTGTGGCAGGGAGGGACCGGCCCGACGCGCCTGATCGAGCCGATTATTGAAGCCCTTGCCTATGCGCCTGATTGTATCTTCGTCATTCGGGGTCCTTCTCTGGATCTGTTTGGCCCCGACTATCTGGCATTGGCGCGGCGCACCGGCGTGGAGGGCAGGCTTGTGCTTGCTCCGCCGGTCCCGTCGAAGGACGTCGTCGCGGCCGCCCGAGGAGCGGATGCCGGGATCTGGACGTTGCCGGCCTTGTGCCGCAACTTCACCTTTGCGCTCCCCAACAAGATTTTTGAATACCTGGCCGCCGATCTTCCCGTCCTCGTTGCGCAATACCCCGAGGCGAAGCGTCTTGTCATGGAGAACGAGGTCGGGTTGACGTTCGATCCCTATGATCCGCGTTCCATCGCGGAGTCGATCAATCGCCTCGTCCAGGATAAGCAACTCCGGGCGGCCTTCACCGCCAGCACGCGGAAGGCGCTCGCAAGGCTGGATGCAAAGTCAGAGTGGCGGAAGGTCGTTTCGCTCTACGACAGCCTTTCTCCAGGAAAACCGCCGCAACGCGGATCCACGCAATGA
- a CDS encoding GNAT family N-acetyltransferase, with protein MPSYDEFLRQNSCLPLYGMPSFLRFLEATTSCRTHVLLAWSDGAIVGALPYAEILREGVGRVVNSLPWYGSHGSVILRRLGLASEDADAVRRTLLSDFVAVADGDDLLSATMILLPDEEAHIASYDAVLKPIEKDARIGQITELPPADQAAYGLELVFKQKTRNLVRKSLKQGFSEQVTDDDWAWKFLAETHAENMAAIGGKPKPESHFRAMRETLSPRMRRLSVCISDGTPTAALLLLLSGDTCEYITPVIAKEFRPRQPLTFLIWMAMLDVIKSGYRRWNWGGTWSDQDNLHHFKAGFGALDFPYSYLVRAPHKGVAKLKQLKSELGTLFPNFYVYPYSKL; from the coding sequence GTGCCTTCCTACGACGAATTCCTGAGGCAGAACTCCTGCCTTCCACTCTACGGCATGCCGAGCTTCCTGAGATTTCTGGAGGCCACGACATCCTGCCGCACGCATGTTCTTCTAGCCTGGTCTGATGGTGCCATCGTGGGGGCGCTGCCTTACGCGGAAATTCTTCGCGAGGGGGTTGGTCGGGTCGTGAACAGCCTGCCGTGGTATGGTTCGCATGGTTCAGTCATCCTGAGGCGCCTGGGTCTTGCTTCAGAAGATGCCGATGCGGTCAGGCGCACCCTCTTGTCGGATTTCGTCGCCGTGGCCGACGGAGACGACTTGCTTTCAGCCACGATGATCTTGTTGCCGGACGAAGAGGCTCATATCGCCTCATACGACGCGGTTCTCAAGCCGATTGAGAAGGACGCTCGTATCGGCCAGATAACAGAATTGCCTCCAGCCGATCAGGCGGCATATGGACTTGAATTGGTATTCAAGCAGAAGACCCGTAACCTGGTCCGCAAGTCGCTCAAGCAGGGATTTTCGGAACAGGTCACGGATGACGACTGGGCTTGGAAGTTTCTGGCTGAGACCCACGCGGAAAACATGGCAGCGATCGGCGGCAAACCAAAACCTGAAAGCCATTTTCGCGCTATGCGGGAAACACTTTCGCCGCGCATGCGACGTCTCTCGGTCTGCATCAGCGATGGCACGCCTACAGCGGCTTTGTTGTTGCTGCTGTCCGGCGATACTTGTGAATACATCACACCCGTTATCGCAAAGGAGTTTCGCCCCAGGCAGCCGCTGACGTTCCTCATCTGGATGGCCATGCTCGACGTGATCAAGTCTGGATATCGCCGCTGGAATTGGGGAGGTACCTGGAGTGACCAAGACAATCTGCATCATTTCAAGGCCGGCTTCGGAGCGCTTGATTTTCCGTACAGCTATCTGGTCAGGGCGCCACACAAGGGCGTCGCGAAGCTCAAACAGCTTAAATCCGAGCTTGGAACATTGTTTCCGAATTTTTATGTTTATCCGTACTCGAAGCTCTAG
- a CDS encoding DegT/DnrJ/EryC1/StrS family aminotransferase, translating into MNITEPSFDEAEIALLRECLDSKWVTQGPLTERFEKLLAEKHEVKHALACTSCTAALHLATLALQLGPGDEVIVPAFTWVTSAHCAEYVGAKPVFVDIDLSTYNIDPEKLKAAITPRTKAIVAVHLFGLAAPMDEIKAIAEPHGIAVIEDAACAIGTTYKGKPIGAIGDIGCFSFHPRKAVTTGEGGAVTTNRDDLAARVRSQRNHGSTGAPDPSIEPHGPWTMATFDNLGFNLRLSDIQAAVGVAQMGKLDRLLAERRRLGRRYTELLMEVNSIARPLGGDVDGHAYQSYVIRVLEGGRERRNALMTALADKKIQTRPGTHAVHRLGYYANKYALKPEQFPNAATAEDTTITLPIFPGMTDDDQQQVVKILRAVG; encoded by the coding sequence ATGAACATCACAGAACCAAGCTTTGATGAAGCTGAAATCGCGCTGCTGCGCGAATGCCTTGATTCGAAATGGGTGACCCAGGGCCCATTGACCGAACGATTTGAGAAGTTGCTCGCGGAGAAGCACGAGGTGAAGCATGCGCTGGCGTGCACGTCATGCACCGCGGCGCTCCATCTGGCGACCCTGGCGTTGCAGCTCGGACCTGGGGATGAAGTGATCGTTCCGGCGTTTACCTGGGTAACGAGCGCGCATTGTGCCGAATATGTCGGTGCGAAACCGGTTTTCGTCGATATCGATCTGTCGACCTACAATATCGATCCCGAGAAGCTGAAGGCAGCCATCACGCCGCGCACGAAAGCCATCGTTGCGGTCCACCTGTTCGGTCTCGCTGCTCCGATGGACGAGATCAAGGCCATTGCGGAACCACACGGCATCGCCGTCATCGAGGACGCTGCCTGTGCAATTGGCACGACGTATAAAGGCAAGCCCATCGGCGCGATCGGCGATATCGGCTGTTTTTCCTTTCACCCGCGCAAGGCCGTTACGACCGGAGAGGGCGGGGCGGTAACGACCAATCGCGATGATCTTGCAGCGCGCGTGCGCTCACAACGCAACCACGGCTCTACCGGCGCGCCGGATCCGTCGATCGAGCCTCACGGCCCCTGGACGATGGCGACGTTTGACAATCTCGGCTTCAACTTGCGCTTGTCCGACATCCAGGCTGCGGTCGGCGTGGCGCAAATGGGCAAGCTCGACCGGCTGCTGGCAGAACGCAGGCGTCTCGGGCGTCGCTATACAGAGTTGCTGATGGAAGTGAACTCGATCGCCAGGCCGTTGGGTGGGGATGTCGATGGGCACGCGTACCAGTCATATGTCATTCGCGTGCTCGAAGGTGGACGCGAGCGTCGCAATGCTCTGATGACGGCTCTTGCAGACAAGAAAATTCAAACCCGGCCTGGCACTCACGCGGTTCATCGCTTGGGATACTACGCCAATAAATATGCTTTGAAGCCGGAACAGTTCCCCAACGCAGCGACCGCGGAGGACACGACGATAACACTGCCGATTTTTCCGGGAATGACCGACGATGATCAGCAACAAGTCGTGAAGATTTTGCGAGCTGTCGGCTAA
- a CDS encoding glycosyltransferase, giving the protein MSDYETREKEIGQLLDEIKNDPVELDGQSLRYRDEYITQHPRPFAEILSHYDIIQGYSIDGFIPMINGVKNFCCYEHGTLREIPFENNLTGLICRISFQRAPAVFVTNSDVLPSVERLGLKKDRVVYLPHAFDNHKLRAFRDAHPELSPSTGGSVIFFSPSRHHWKRGNSSWLKGNDVIIRAAAEVARQTRNFKLVFVEWGQEVADSKDLIEELGLSELVEWIPTMSKRELWQRYCVSHAVIDQFVVPALGGVGFEAMALGVRLISAIDKQQTGLFFGQEPPLLAAGNVVECAARMREVIQDPLDTRGCGEAASQWMSTFHSAERIVALQCRAYSNLLAGQW; this is encoded by the coding sequence ATGTCTGACTATGAAACGCGAGAAAAAGAAATTGGCCAATTGCTCGACGAGATCAAGAACGATCCCGTCGAGCTCGACGGACAATCGCTTCGCTATCGAGACGAGTACATCACACAACATCCTAGACCCTTCGCGGAGATCCTGTCGCACTACGACATAATCCAGGGATACTCCATCGACGGCTTTATTCCGATGATAAACGGCGTCAAGAACTTCTGCTGCTACGAGCACGGAACGCTGCGCGAAATTCCGTTCGAGAACAATCTCACCGGCTTGATCTGTCGGATCTCGTTTCAGCGCGCGCCCGCAGTGTTCGTGACAAATTCGGACGTGCTGCCCTCGGTCGAGCGGTTGGGACTAAAGAAGGATAGGGTGGTCTATCTCCCGCACGCGTTTGACAATCACAAGCTGCGCGCATTCCGCGATGCGCACCCGGAACTAAGTCCCTCAACGGGCGGGTCTGTCATTTTCTTTAGTCCCTCGCGCCACCATTGGAAGCGGGGAAATTCATCCTGGCTGAAGGGCAACGATGTGATCATCCGCGCTGCGGCCGAAGTCGCGCGCCAGACGAGAAATTTCAAGCTTGTATTCGTCGAATGGGGCCAGGAAGTCGCAGACAGCAAGGATTTGATCGAGGAGCTCGGTCTGTCCGAGTTGGTCGAATGGATCCCGACGATGTCCAAACGGGAGCTGTGGCAACGCTACTGCGTGTCGCACGCTGTGATTGATCAATTCGTTGTTCCCGCTCTCGGCGGTGTCGGGTTTGAGGCAATGGCGCTGGGCGTCCGGTTGATTTCCGCCATCGACAAGCAGCAGACGGGCTTGTTCTTCGGCCAAGAGCCGCCGTTGCTCGCGGCTGGTAACGTCGTTGAATGTGCTGCGCGAATGCGGGAAGTCATCCAGGATCCTCTTGATACCCGAGGTTGCGGCGAGGCTGCCTCTCAATGGATGTCGACTTTCCATTCCGCAGAAAGAATCGTTGCTCTCCAGTGCAGGGCGTATAGCAACCTGCTGGCAGGTCAGTGGTGA
- a CDS encoding glycosyltransferase has protein sequence MKDRLRSLARLVLPWSVRRRMLTTWSIVRSPGQGTLVRRKLQALRQGLLGLVATALSIAILKLAICVAPALGAVRLRRGRPRTLWGVTPILTLQLKAMADRTLGFRSSSLVYVTYVITSRFDLNLQRPYVLALKFGLGLAFQRLVLAWALVRYDVFHFFADRGLLDSTERLQINFEELAALRRAGKRVYIYAYGADVRTRLATLALGKWNFCVDCTEPPKYCTCHDEEAQHYVSELTRSVTALVSLGDMLTYMPAAKHINYWPLDLDRFNAVLPDAPPSGPLRIAHAPNHTHFKGSKYLERTIDRLRAQGYDIEYCKIQGVPNGEVLALFAQSDIVADQFIGGAYGYTALEAMALGKPVLSYVRSPDLVEAPEECPIINATPDELEQALLWVIRNRDSLRTIGEQGRRYVERWHGISAIAARLGQLYRETANFPHGVVDRIRYQQEQEEARRNAIPLVRNWQHPFQIGRQPASEGLSAFAGTNPR, from the coding sequence ATGAAAGACCGACTGAGATCACTTGCGCGGCTTGTGTTGCCGTGGAGCGTTCGAAGGCGGATGCTCACAACCTGGTCGATTGTGAGATCGCCGGGTCAGGGGACACTAGTCCGCCGCAAGTTGCAGGCGCTGAGGCAAGGGCTTCTAGGCCTGGTCGCTACTGCTCTTTCGATTGCCATCCTGAAGCTCGCAATTTGCGTCGCTCCAGCACTTGGAGCCGTGCGGTTGCGGCGCGGACGGCCTAGAACCTTGTGGGGCGTAACGCCGATCCTGACCCTGCAGCTCAAAGCCATGGCAGATCGAACGCTTGGCTTTCGATCGAGCTCTCTTGTCTACGTAACCTACGTCATAACGTCTCGCTTCGATCTGAATCTCCAACGGCCTTACGTTCTGGCACTGAAGTTTGGTCTGGGGCTCGCGTTCCAGCGTTTGGTGCTCGCATGGGCCCTGGTTCGGTACGATGTGTTTCACTTTTTCGCCGACCGCGGGTTGCTCGATTCGACGGAGCGGTTGCAGATCAATTTTGAAGAGCTTGCCGCTCTGCGGCGGGCAGGAAAGCGCGTCTACATTTATGCGTATGGTGCCGATGTTCGTACCAGGCTTGCGACCCTGGCCCTCGGCAAATGGAATTTCTGCGTCGACTGCACGGAGCCGCCCAAATATTGCACGTGTCACGACGAAGAGGCCCAACATTATGTTTCCGAATTGACCAGATCCGTAACGGCTCTGGTCTCGCTCGGCGACATGCTGACCTACATGCCTGCGGCAAAACATATCAATTACTGGCCGTTGGATCTGGATCGATTCAATGCAGTTCTCCCGGATGCGCCGCCATCCGGTCCCCTTCGCATCGCTCACGCGCCTAATCACACGCACTTCAAGGGCTCAAAGTACCTGGAGCGGACGATCGACAGGCTGAGGGCGCAGGGATACGACATCGAATATTGCAAGATACAAGGCGTTCCCAACGGTGAGGTCCTCGCGCTTTTCGCTCAATCCGACATCGTGGCGGATCAGTTTATCGGCGGTGCTTACGGCTACACCGCGCTCGAGGCGATGGCGCTCGGCAAGCCGGTCCTGAGCTACGTGAGAAGCCCGGATCTGGTCGAAGCGCCGGAGGAATGTCCGATCATCAACGCAACTCCGGATGAACTTGAGCAGGCGTTGCTGTGGGTCATCCGCAATCGGGATAGCCTTCGCACGATCGGCGAGCAGGGCCGGCGCTATGTCGAGCGATGGCACGGCATATCGGCGATCGCTGCGCGGCTTGGACAGCTTTATCGGGAGACTGCAAACTTTCCGCATGGTGTCGTCGATCGCATTCGATACCAGCAGGAGCAGGAGGAAGCCCGGCGCAACGCCATTCCCCTCGTGAGGAATTGGCAGCATCCATTCCAGATCGGGAGGCAGCCTGCTTCAGAAGGTCTGAGTGCATTCGCCGGGACGAATCCCCGATGA
- a CDS encoding sulfotransferase translates to MMSQDLPRHLAGLTSLVGKDIDQERLLSEVNSLVAPLQRELEATSAESQQPIVFILGPPRSATTLVSQLLQVTGAFSVITNLAAKFWMAPAFGLMLSSALTPKDEDKTHSFRSTRGGTQGLWEPHEFGYFWSRWFDLGQETHFLDADARRRLDTKGLIEAVRSMQAATNRPLVFKNNTWFSFQADLLADLFPHAVFVSCNRDAFFVAQSLWFQRLDLFGEPSGWWSVKPPDYGEIVRLPPLEQVARQAVSIEATTRDALQKVDAARVIDIEYERVSREPRKVVSDIAELLGRRGGEALKVDIEKIPNRFESTDRVRLNDELASELQGAIGRWRTELGGKTTRG, encoded by the coding sequence ATGATGTCGCAGGATTTGCCTCGTCACTTGGCCGGTCTGACGAGCCTCGTCGGCAAGGATATCGACCAGGAAAGGCTGCTGTCAGAGGTCAACAGCTTGGTCGCGCCACTCCAACGTGAGTTGGAGGCAACGAGTGCGGAGAGCCAACAGCCGATTGTCTTCATTCTGGGGCCGCCGAGATCGGCGACGACGCTCGTCAGCCAGCTCCTGCAGGTGACCGGCGCCTTTTCCGTGATCACCAATTTGGCCGCGAAGTTCTGGATGGCACCCGCCTTTGGACTCATGCTTTCCTCGGCATTGACTCCCAAGGACGAAGACAAGACTCATAGCTTTCGATCGACGCGCGGAGGCACGCAGGGGTTATGGGAGCCGCATGAATTCGGCTATTTCTGGTCCCGCTGGTTTGATCTCGGCCAGGAGACTCACTTTCTCGATGCTGACGCCCGGCGCCGGCTCGACACAAAGGGCCTGATTGAAGCGGTGCGCTCTATGCAGGCTGCTACGAACAGGCCTCTGGTCTTCAAGAACAACACATGGTTTTCCTTTCAAGCCGATCTGCTCGCCGACCTGTTTCCGCACGCAGTTTTCGTTTCGTGTAATCGAGACGCATTTTTCGTAGCGCAGTCGCTGTGGTTCCAGCGGCTCGATTTGTTCGGCGAACCCAGTGGCTGGTGGTCCGTCAAGCCTCCCGACTATGGGGAGATCGTAAGGCTTCCGCCGCTTGAGCAGGTTGCCAGGCAGGCAGTCTCCATCGAGGCTACCACGCGCGATGCGCTCCAGAAGGTTGATGCCGCCCGCGTCATCGATATTGAGTATGAGCGGGTGTCGCGCGAGCCGCGCAAGGTTGTCTCGGACATTGCCGAGCTGCTTGGCCGGAGAGGAGGAGAGGCTTTGAAAGTCGACATCGAGAAAATCCCGAACCGGTTCGAATCGACGGATCGCGTTCGCCTGAACGACGAATTAGCCAGTGAGTTGCAGGGTGCAATCGGAAGATGGAGGACGGAATTGGGTGGGAAGACAACACGCGGATAG
- a CDS encoding DegT/DnrJ/EryC1/StrS aminotransferase family protein, translating into MIPHSKPWIDAADIAAVVACLESGQIAEGAQSARLEEALAARLNSPRAIVVGSGSQALLLALRGVGAATGSEVILPTYVCPEVLAVVEDLGAVPVLVDIDEDYLVDFDQVAQACTARTGAIILPYLFGTPIELDRLRTLGIPLIADWAQYLPSRQSQPCCADVKILSFQATKVLAAGEGGAVLAEEPLAERIARLKTVDGSEHRKNLYPLSDLQAALARSQLDRLDIILKRRKEIADYYFAELRTLDSIRLPDSLKDKSTFYRYPVVLNESTEVDQLIEQFGRHEVAVRRPVDTMLHQFRPTSRTFPVAEGLFATTISLPIYPAMSDEDVETVVSVSRRILG; encoded by the coding sequence TTGATCCCGCACAGCAAGCCGTGGATCGACGCGGCTGACATTGCCGCCGTTGTGGCGTGTCTGGAGTCGGGTCAGATCGCCGAGGGAGCGCAGTCTGCCAGACTGGAAGAAGCGCTAGCTGCTCGTCTGAACTCGCCGCGCGCGATTGTCGTCGGCTCCGGTTCGCAAGCGCTGTTGCTGGCTCTTCGGGGAGTGGGGGCCGCTACCGGAAGCGAGGTCATCCTTCCGACTTATGTTTGCCCTGAGGTTCTGGCGGTGGTCGAGGATCTCGGAGCGGTTCCGGTACTCGTCGACATAGACGAGGATTATCTGGTCGATTTTGATCAGGTTGCCCAGGCCTGTACCGCGCGGACGGGGGCAATCATCTTGCCATATCTCTTCGGAACGCCGATCGAGCTCGATCGGCTCCGAACGCTCGGAATTCCGCTGATCGCTGATTGGGCGCAATATCTCCCCTCGCGGCAATCGCAACCGTGCTGTGCCGACGTCAAGATACTGTCGTTTCAGGCAACGAAGGTGCTCGCTGCTGGCGAGGGCGGTGCTGTGCTGGCTGAGGAACCTTTGGCGGAGAGGATTGCCCGCCTAAAGACGGTTGACGGCAGCGAGCATAGAAAGAACTTGTATCCGCTCTCGGACCTGCAGGCTGCCCTTGCTCGATCGCAGCTTGACCGGCTTGATATCATCTTGAAGCGCAGAAAAGAGATCGCTGACTACTACTTTGCCGAGTTGCGAACGCTCGACTCCATTCGCCTCCCGGACTCGCTGAAAGATAAAAGCACCTTTTACCGGTATCCGGTCGTCTTGAACGAATCCACAGAAGTAGACCAGCTCATCGAGCAGTTTGGTCGTCATGAGGTAGCGGTAAGACGCCCTGTCGATACCATGCTTCATCAGTTCCGGCCGACCAGCAGGACATTTCCCGTGGCTGAAGGGCTCTTCGCCACGACTATATCGTTGCCGATATATCCCGCGATGTCCGATGAGGACGTTGAAACGGTCGTTTCGGTCTCGAGGAGAATACTAGGATGA
- a CDS encoding glycosyltransferase — protein MKADNIGRFAAFSRSRLAQLEDALEAHERKTRLWRWFRQFPLKSNPRKNQYAFVGNMANINYFRATPLRRRNLDVDLVLYPYDDFVFAQPAWEEFDGEITDLGEDPGARLLQMQLPDWVHRYPTEANWEPMLLESKRMIVTPEQLLLWPEYMPYLSTTAALSQYDALLVSQFPYLGFFSGRPYLFGQIGGEIWFEASRNDTFGILTRKSIGASYAVLVSNPITLAHARRYGLHNLLYVPLPLDEDVYSPGDGADIRSEWQGRVGGDFFVLTSMRMDRYWKGAQHALDGFARFASQAPQARLLVLGWGDDLEFAQSQLKHLGLLDRVLFLPTVGKKRLVRYLRAADVAIEQFVLGYYGASGLEAMACGKPVVMRIEREQYDALIDVGAPPVLHAENSLDVERHLSALYGDRALCRRIGEQTRDWFIRAQSSERWSKVYRLLLEAMAAGIPLSFSDSPLLEPLSKEELEYHADQLASAPPFPHYVDP, from the coding sequence ATGAAGGCAGACAACATCGGGCGCTTCGCCGCCTTTAGCAGATCGCGATTAGCTCAACTTGAGGACGCGCTGGAGGCTCACGAACGAAAGACACGGCTTTGGCGATGGTTTCGTCAGTTTCCTTTAAAATCGAATCCGAGGAAGAATCAATACGCCTTTGTTGGAAACATGGCGAATATCAACTACTTCCGGGCGACCCCTCTTAGGCGGCGAAACTTGGACGTAGATCTTGTGCTTTATCCCTACGACGATTTCGTGTTTGCGCAGCCGGCGTGGGAAGAATTTGATGGAGAGATAACCGACTTGGGAGAAGATCCGGGCGCGAGGCTTCTCCAGATGCAACTTCCAGATTGGGTGCATCGGTATCCAACCGAGGCCAATTGGGAGCCTATGCTGCTGGAATCGAAAAGGATGATCGTGACGCCGGAGCAACTTCTCCTTTGGCCCGAGTACATGCCTTATCTCTCGACGACCGCGGCGCTATCACAGTATGACGCCCTTTTGGTTTCGCAATTTCCCTACCTTGGCTTTTTTTCGGGTCGTCCGTATCTGTTTGGACAGATTGGCGGAGAGATTTGGTTCGAAGCATCGCGAAATGACACGTTTGGCATCCTAACTCGCAAGTCGATTGGCGCCTCATATGCGGTACTTGTCTCGAACCCGATCACGCTCGCGCACGCTCGCCGCTACGGCCTGCATAATCTACTTTACGTTCCATTGCCTCTCGATGAGGACGTTTACAGTCCCGGCGATGGCGCTGACATTCGATCTGAATGGCAAGGCCGTGTAGGAGGCGATTTTTTCGTTTTGACGTCGATGCGAATGGACCGTTACTGGAAGGGGGCTCAGCATGCTCTCGACGGCTTTGCCCGTTTCGCGTCGCAGGCTCCGCAAGCGAGACTGCTTGTCCTGGGTTGGGGGGATGATCTGGAGTTTGCCCAGAGCCAGTTAAAACACTTGGGCTTGCTTGATCGGGTTCTTTTTCTCCCGACCGTCGGCAAGAAAAGGCTCGTGCGGTATCTTCGCGCAGCGGATGTAGCGATCGAACAGTTCGTTCTAGGCTATTATGGTGCATCAGGGCTCGAAGCAATGGCTTGCGGAAAGCCGGTCGTCATGAGAATCGAGCGAGAGCAGTATGATGCTCTCATCGACGTCGGGGCGCCACCGGTGCTACATGCAGAGAACAGCTTGGACGTCGAAAGGCATCTTAGCGCTCTCTACGGCGATCGTGCGTTGTGCCGGCGCATTGGAGAGCAGACGCGGGACTGGTTTATCAGGGCACAATCGTCGGAAAGATGGTCTAAGGTTTACCGCTTGCTGTTGGAGGCTATGGCAGCCGGGATCCCGCTATCGTTTTCTGACTCACCGTTGCTTGAGCCGCTTTCCAAGGAAGAGCTGGAGTACCATGCAGATCAACTTGCATCGGCTCCGCCTTTTCCTCACTACGTCGACCCGTGA